In Leptospira stimsonii, the following proteins share a genomic window:
- a CDS encoding DoxX family protein translates to MIEKFFQTESSWILTFVRIALGLVMLPHGLQKLFGWFGGFGLSATMGFFQSQGIPSVIAFLVILAESFGALGLILGFATKLSAFGIALTMIGAAIFVRDNGFFMNWFNTQAGEGFEYHILAIAMAFALLIGGGGALSLDALISEKIK, encoded by the coding sequence ATGATCGAAAAGTTCTTTCAAACGGAATCGAGCTGGATCTTAACTTTCGTAAGAATTGCACTCGGACTGGTAATGCTTCCGCACGGACTTCAAAAATTATTCGGATGGTTCGGAGGTTTCGGATTGAGTGCAACGATGGGTTTTTTCCAGTCACAGGGAATTCCATCGGTGATCGCATTCCTCGTCATCTTAGCGGAATCTTTTGGAGCGCTCGGTTTGATCTTGGGATTTGCCACAAAACTTTCCGCGTTCGGAATCGCGCTTACGATGATCGGCGCGGCCATTTTTGTTCGGGACAATGGATTCTTTATGAATTGGTTCAACACGCAAGCTGGAGAAGGATTCGAATATCATATTCTCGCGATCGCGATGGCATTCGCGCTTCTGATCGGAGGTGGTGGAGCCTTGTCTTTGGACGCTCTGATCAGCGAAAAGATCAAGTGA
- a CDS encoding lysophospholipid acyltransferase family protein, which yields MKVANSSQNDKRSPKKYKAPDAEPGLHPGSSHLVRRILDRFGRFYGSLFYKTEVHGLHNVPKEGTVLVLAKHQRNDDIPLGLSKALYKVRWSIWAVMKDSMAAPIFFDFFLKCGGIPLNRLEPRKSKKDLLFARKVLYNGNMLVIFPEQTTVPYKMGRGRAGAFRFIVGKPEAPLPVLCLGLDYEPRGFLRRTKLTIRIGELKHLHPNQDPEEFLHERMHDIASLTNLTYPFTYKKGASDSYEESESNVVGSAL from the coding sequence ATGAAAGTAGCAAATTCCTCCCAAAACGACAAACGTTCTCCTAAAAAATACAAGGCTCCCGATGCGGAACCTGGCTTACATCCGGGAAGTTCGCATTTGGTTCGAAGAATTTTGGACAGATTCGGAAGATTCTACGGAAGTCTCTTTTACAAGACCGAAGTCCACGGACTTCACAACGTCCCCAAAGAAGGAACCGTCCTCGTACTCGCCAAACACCAGAGAAACGATGATATTCCTTTGGGCCTTTCCAAAGCGCTCTACAAAGTCCGCTGGAGTATCTGGGCTGTGATGAAGGATTCTATGGCCGCACCGATCTTTTTTGACTTCTTTTTAAAATGTGGAGGAATTCCGTTGAATAGACTCGAACCCCGCAAAAGCAAAAAGGATCTTCTCTTTGCGAGAAAAGTATTATACAACGGTAATATGCTCGTGATCTTTCCCGAGCAGACCACAGTTCCGTATAAAATGGGAAGAGGAAGAGCCGGGGCGTTTCGGTTCATCGTCGGCAAACCGGAAGCCCCCCTTCCCGTTCTCTGCCTCGGATTGGACTACGAACCCAGAGGTTTTTTGAGAAGAACCAAACTTACGATTCGAATCGGAGAATTGAAACACCTGCATCCGAATCAGGATCCGGAAGAATTTTTACACGAACGTATGCACGATATTGCAAGTCTTACAAATCTCACCTACCCGTTTACTTACAAAAAGGGTGCGAGCGATAGTTACGAAGAATCAGAATCCAACGTGGTAGGTTCCGCATTATGA
- a CDS encoding helix-turn-helix domain-containing protein, with translation MSKVDPIPPLLHLSDVIEEKVEPLFYAGRLEDLPPSFREYDSSHRHTYFALFFFLEGDGTHTIDFQEYTIQSNALFFLKPGQVHSWKFTKPVRGFALKISSDFFSDQGENPSALREYPFFQFAQSSPKIQIEDTPRLKSDFERLIEEKDFRSEKKMLLILAQVILLQAKKEYDLQQACELLPDSTIVAFQKLLEENFLKERNTSYYSRRIGIAPNTLNRICHEELGKSAKSVIHERITLEIKRLLLHSNLNITQISWELGFTDNAYFSRYFKSQTGTSPERFRDSGRKTP, from the coding sequence ATGTCAAAGGTCGATCCTATTCCTCCGCTTCTTCATCTTTCCGATGTAATCGAAGAGAAGGTAGAACCCCTTTTTTATGCGGGGCGCCTGGAAGATTTGCCTCCGAGCTTTCGCGAATACGATAGTTCTCACAGACATACCTATTTCGCCCTTTTCTTTTTCTTAGAGGGAGATGGGACACATACGATCGACTTTCAAGAATACACAATCCAATCCAATGCGCTTTTCTTTTTAAAACCCGGTCAGGTTCATTCTTGGAAATTCACAAAACCGGTACGAGGATTTGCACTCAAAATCTCTTCCGATTTTTTTTCGGACCAAGGCGAAAACCCTTCGGCACTCAGGGAATATCCGTTCTTTCAGTTTGCGCAGAGTTCTCCGAAAATTCAAATCGAAGATACACCGCGATTGAAATCCGATTTTGAACGATTGATTGAAGAGAAGGATTTTCGTTCTGAAAAAAAGATGCTTTTGATTTTGGCGCAAGTCATTCTTTTACAGGCAAAAAAAGAATATGATTTGCAACAGGCGTGTGAGCTTCTTCCCGATTCCACAATCGTCGCCTTTCAAAAACTCTTGGAAGAAAATTTTTTAAAGGAAAGAAATACATCCTATTATTCGAGAAGGATCGGTATCGCTCCGAACACTCTCAATCGAATCTGCCACGAAGAATTGGGAAAGTCCGCGAAGTCTGTGATTCACGAACGAATCACCCTGGAAATCAAACGTCTGCTTTTACATTCGAATTTGAATATTACACAAATCTCATGGGAATTGGGTTTTACCGATAACGCGTATTTCAGCCGTTATTTCAAATCTCAAACCGGAACTTCTCCCGAAAGATTCCGCGACTCCGGACGAAAAACACCATAA
- a CDS encoding patatin-like phospholipase family protein, giving the protein MRIPLAKGNKRALLVEGGGMKGAFAGGALHSLHTILSPKYFDLVVAVSSGACSAAYYVTMPKPEPEKSLKTLAIWYFELAGRKLISPFHPFQGKTFLDQEYLVDDLFGQKYPLPAENFEKFGLPEFRIAVSNLHTRSIEYVRATTTNIFDLLKAATSLPIATRGRHKVDGTLYSDAAVLNPLPLEDLIEAGYKDITVVLNSPVEKVSPPFGFFTSFLSFPKDWKMARLMSRWHHHHFNVAREVAQKPPKGVQIHMISPENQLPVTLVTTNGSKLKETVDLGMKKGEEIGTFLLKKFSKKPFSDKNQGEKKIGKATQSNSPKSKSSSKKKNHS; this is encoded by the coding sequence ATGAGAATCCCTCTCGCAAAAGGAAACAAACGCGCCCTTCTTGTGGAAGGCGGAGGAATGAAAGGCGCCTTCGCAGGAGGAGCATTACATTCTTTGCATACGATTCTTTCTCCGAAATACTTCGACCTCGTCGTTGCGGTTTCCTCCGGGGCATGTTCTGCGGCGTATTACGTCACGATGCCGAAACCGGAGCCGGAAAAAAGTTTAAAAACTCTTGCAATTTGGTATTTTGAATTGGCGGGTCGAAAACTTATCTCGCCGTTTCATCCCTTCCAAGGAAAAACATTCTTAGATCAAGAATATCTCGTAGACGATCTTTTCGGACAAAAATATCCGCTTCCAGCCGAGAACTTTGAAAAATTCGGTCTCCCTGAATTCAGGATCGCCGTGAGCAATCTTCATACGAGAAGTATCGAATACGTTCGTGCGACTACGACAAACATATTCGATCTTTTGAAAGCGGCGACCTCGCTTCCTATTGCGACAAGAGGACGGCACAAAGTGGACGGAACCCTCTATTCGGACGCCGCGGTTCTCAATCCACTTCCTTTGGAAGATTTGATCGAAGCGGGATACAAAGACATTACGGTTGTCTTAAATTCTCCGGTTGAAAAAGTTTCTCCTCCCTTCGGATTTTTTACGAGTTTTCTTTCCTTTCCAAAGGACTGGAAGATGGCTCGATTGATGAGCCGTTGGCACCATCATCATTTCAACGTTGCAAGAGAAGTCGCTCAAAAACCTCCAAAGGGAGTTCAGATTCATATGATCTCACCGGAAAACCAACTCCCGGTGACTCTCGTGACCACGAACGGATCCAAACTCAAGGAAACAGTGGACTTAGGAATGAAGAAGGGAGAAGAAATCGGAACCTTTCTTTTGAAAAAGTTTAGTAAGAAACCGTTTTCCGATAAGAACCAAGGCGAAAAAAAAATCGGAAAAGCAACTCAATCGAATTCTCCAAAAAGCAAATCTTCGTCGAAGAAAAAAAACCATTCTTGA
- a CDS encoding putative Ig domain-containing protein — protein MKLVFWDQPVSRLLLAVLSFGILSGFLSGCLHNESSQDTLVLLGNPISDSLPNTESSSPILPNVSYSNTSLLFVKNTAILPVVPVANGNPTTFSISPSLPSGLTWNSSTGEIAGTPTSAQNSSSYTITASNTNGSNSTTIDITIQALDSFWGAYLKAPNAENIAGNGDSFGIKVAVSGDTMVVGAPGEDSNQTTITNTPGPFLSSMTDNDGAANSGAVYVFRRVGSSWVLEAYLKAPNAESQDAFGTSVAISGDTIVVGSNSEDSNVNTVVNAPNPGLTPVGDNDSAPNSGAAYVFRRSGTTWAWEAYLKAPNSGSTNQFGNLVAISGDTIVVSAIYEDSDQSSITNAPSTFVSNTNATDSGAAYVYQRTGSNWAFQSYLKAPNAEAFDNFGSSLAISEDSNTIAVGAKGERSNQTTISDSSDPNLTPTADNDTFPLGSGSGAVYVFTKSGSNWSWQAYIKSPNNEASDQFGISLSLSGNRIVVGAAGEDSSLGTILNAPDPSLTPALDNDSAANSGAAYVFVRSGTTWSWEAYLKAPNAENFSASGDGFGTTVSILGDMIVVGATGEDSSLPSLINSPSAFPTATSDNDGALNSGAVYVFHRSSSGWNLQSYIKAPNTENVSGSGDTFGTSIGISNDCIIVGANGEDSSQALNFFNPSTPPNAASDDDTALNSGAVYTFDR, from the coding sequence ATGAAACTAGTATTTTGGGATCAACCCGTTTCACGACTTTTGTTAGCAGTTCTTTCCTTTGGGATTCTTAGCGGTTTCCTTTCCGGTTGCTTACACAACGAGTCTTCGCAGGATACGCTCGTCTTATTGGGAAATCCGATTTCGGATTCACTTCCAAACACGGAAAGTAGTAGCCCGATTCTTCCAAACGTTTCCTATTCCAACACTTCGCTTCTTTTTGTAAAAAATACTGCGATTCTTCCTGTCGTTCCGGTAGCCAACGGAAACCCGACCACATTCTCCATTTCTCCTTCTCTTCCCTCAGGATTGACTTGGAATTCAAGTACAGGAGAAATCGCGGGCACACCGACAAGCGCGCAGAACTCCTCTTCCTACACAATTACGGCCTCCAACACAAACGGTTCGAATTCAACGACAATCGATATTACGATTCAAGCCTTGGATTCGTTTTGGGGTGCCTATCTAAAAGCACCGAACGCAGAAAACATAGCTGGAAACGGAGATAGTTTTGGAATTAAGGTCGCCGTCTCCGGAGACACCATGGTAGTCGGAGCTCCGGGTGAGGATAGCAACCAAACAACGATCACAAACACTCCGGGACCGTTTTTATCTTCGATGACGGATAATGATGGAGCCGCCAATTCCGGAGCCGTATATGTTTTTCGTAGAGTCGGCTCCAGCTGGGTTTTAGAAGCGTACCTCAAAGCACCGAACGCAGAAAGCCAAGACGCTTTCGGTACTAGCGTCGCTATCTCGGGGGATACGATCGTCGTTGGATCCAATTCTGAAGACAGTAACGTTAACACCGTGGTCAACGCTCCGAACCCAGGTCTGACCCCGGTGGGAGACAACGATTCCGCTCCCAATTCAGGGGCCGCTTATGTGTTTCGTCGATCCGGAACCACCTGGGCCTGGGAAGCCTATTTAAAAGCGCCAAACTCGGGTTCCACGAATCAATTCGGAAACCTAGTGGCGATCTCGGGCGATACCATTGTCGTCTCCGCGATCTACGAAGATTCCGATCAGTCTTCAATCACGAATGCTCCTTCCACTTTCGTAAGCAATACGAATGCCACCGATTCGGGAGCGGCTTACGTTTATCAAAGAACGGGAAGCAACTGGGCATTTCAATCCTACCTCAAAGCGCCTAACGCGGAAGCATTCGACAATTTTGGTTCAAGTCTTGCTATATCGGAGGATTCGAATACGATTGCGGTTGGCGCAAAAGGAGAACGGAGCAACCAGACGACGATATCCGATTCCTCGGATCCGAATCTGACTCCAACTGCGGATAATGATACGTTCCCACTCGGTTCGGGATCGGGTGCCGTCTATGTATTTACGAAGAGCGGAAGCAATTGGTCTTGGCAGGCCTATATCAAGTCGCCGAACAACGAGGCATCCGATCAATTCGGAATCAGCTTATCTCTTTCCGGAAATCGAATCGTGGTCGGCGCGGCAGGCGAAGATAGCAGTCTAGGGACGATTCTCAACGCACCCGATCCAAGTTTAACTCCGGCCCTGGACAATGATTCCGCCGCGAATTCGGGAGCCGCGTACGTATTTGTACGCTCCGGTACGACTTGGTCTTGGGAAGCCTACCTAAAGGCACCGAATGCAGAGAATTTTTCCGCTAGCGGAGACGGATTCGGGACGACCGTTTCCATTCTCGGAGATATGATCGTCGTCGGTGCTACGGGAGAAGACAGCTCACTTCCTTCGTTAATCAATTCTCCCTCCGCTTTCCCGACCGCGACGTCCGATAACGACGGAGCTTTGAACTCGGGAGCGGTTTATGTTTTTCATAGATCGAGCTCCGGCTGGAACCTTCAGTCGTATATCAAGGCGCCGAACACGGAGAATGTGAGTGGAAGCGGTGACACCTTCGGAACAAGCATCGGAATTTCGAACGATTGTATCATCGTCGGTGCCAACGGAGAAGACAGTTCTCAAGCTCTGAATTTTTTTAATCCGAGCACTCCACCGAATGCCGCTTCCGATGACGATACGGCCCTCAACTCCGGAGCCGTTTATACGTTCGATCGTTAA